In Dyadobacter subterraneus, a single genomic region encodes these proteins:
- a CDS encoding relaxase/mobilization nuclease domain-containing protein, whose amino-acid sequence MIGRISKTRHLKKTVLYHEKKVEAKTAVLVDAGFYLVDPVRLSLQQKLARFTDRNLLNERSKVNMITFSLSFNPADRPSDLQLGRIASLFLKEVGLDKQPYLVYEHFDTAQQHIHIISTMIRADGIRFDDKKLSIGHFVKSLRTIEAAFNLTSSHAYAVKPEMNSAGANLDQGGFRIRQIKAAINEVLQHYSFSSFSEYNAILKQFNVAALRGSEGSRLFKLGGLLYNTVDKRGKRSCRAIKASNVDARATLKALKAEYFFLRPAQLKNMSRLKNTVDLALIENRGAALDTTAEKLALQGVKMHVSRQDKDDELVLTYLDNRSKCAFDSEMLGENYSLKALFARSKGYDQKVLTAATARNLAGDSADLAAEWQSRAKDFPSYLEVGLKGGVNMMLEDLLAASAGYDPVPYALRKPAKKRKQRRL is encoded by the coding sequence ATGATTGGAAGAATCAGTAAGACAAGGCATTTAAAAAAGACCGTGCTTTACCATGAGAAAAAAGTAGAGGCTAAAACTGCGGTGCTGGTTGATGCAGGCTTTTACCTGGTAGATCCGGTCCGCCTGAGCCTGCAGCAGAAACTGGCAAGGTTCACCGATCGCAACCTTCTCAATGAAAGAAGCAAAGTGAATATGATTACATTTTCACTGAGCTTTAATCCGGCTGACAGGCCCTCAGATTTGCAGCTAGGACGAATTGCTTCTTTGTTTTTAAAAGAAGTGGGCCTTGACAAGCAGCCCTACCTGGTCTATGAGCATTTTGATACTGCCCAACAGCACATACATATTATATCAACCATGATCAGAGCTGATGGCATCCGCTTTGACGATAAGAAGCTATCGATAGGACATTTTGTGAAGTCATTAAGAACTATCGAAGCAGCTTTTAACCTAACAAGTAGCCATGCATACGCGGTAAAACCAGAAATGAATTCTGCCGGAGCAAATTTAGATCAGGGAGGTTTTCGTATCAGACAAATCAAAGCGGCTATCAACGAAGTTTTGCAGCATTACAGTTTTAGCAGCTTTTCAGAGTACAATGCCATTTTAAAACAGTTTAACGTAGCGGCTCTCCGCGGCAGTGAAGGCTCGAGGCTATTTAAATTAGGAGGCCTTCTTTACAACACCGTCGATAAGCGCGGTAAACGAAGCTGCCGCGCGATCAAAGCCAGTAATGTAGATGCACGCGCGACCTTGAAAGCACTTAAGGCTGAATATTTTTTTCTAAGGCCTGCCCAGCTTAAAAATATGAGCAGGCTAAAAAATACGGTTGATCTGGCGCTTATTGAAAACAGGGGAGCTGCACTTGATACCACCGCTGAAAAGCTTGCCTTGCAGGGCGTAAAAATGCATGTGAGCAGGCAGGATAAAGATGACGAGCTTGTTTTGACCTATCTGGATAACCGCTCAAAGTGCGCCTTTGACTCAGAAATGCTCGGCGAAAATTATAGTTTGAAGGCGCTTTTCGCAAGAAGCAAAGGATATGATCAAAAAGTGCTCACCGCAGCTACCGCGAGAAATCTGGCAGGCGATTCTGCTGACCTCGCTGCTGAATGGCAAAGCCGGGCCAAGGACTTTCCATCTTATTTGGAGGTTGGTTTAAAAGGCGGAGTTAATATGATGCTTGAAGATTTATTGGCCGCTTCGGCCGGATACGACCCTGTTCCCTACGCGCTTAGAAAGCCGGCAAAAAAAAGAAAACAAAGAAGGCTATAA
- the traJ gene encoding conjugative transposon protein TraJ: protein MKIRFLRVTCYVTVAALLPSLSQAQGFSEQVRGLNGVLDTLYSEMLPLCAKLISVGRGIAGFAAIFYIASRVWRHLANAEPIDFYPLFRPFVLGFAIFIFPSVIALMNAVLSPTVRGTAGMVQDSDKAIALLLKKKEDAVKSSKFWEMYVGDDLKGSREKWLKYTYGDSYSEGFTDGISNDIKFYMAKQSYNFRNSVKAALSEVLRVVFESAALCINTIRTFHLIVLAVIGPIAFGIAVFDGFQHTLTAWIARYINIYLWLPVANIFGAIIGKIQEKMIALDIRQVQENGDTFFNAHDMAYLICAPVKVV, encoded by the coding sequence ATGAAAATAAGGTTTTTAAGGGTCACATGCTATGTGACCGTAGCGGCGCTCTTGCCCAGCCTGAGCCAGGCACAGGGATTCTCAGAGCAGGTCCGCGGGCTGAACGGGGTCCTTGATACGCTGTATTCGGAGATGCTTCCGCTCTGCGCAAAGCTTATAAGCGTCGGCCGCGGCATCGCAGGCTTTGCAGCCATCTTCTACATCGCATCGCGGGTCTGGCGGCATCTGGCCAACGCTGAGCCCATCGACTTTTACCCGCTTTTCCGCCCCTTTGTGCTGGGCTTTGCCATCTTTATTTTCCCTTCTGTGATCGCGCTTATGAATGCGGTGCTTTCCCCCACAGTGCGCGGCACCGCAGGCATGGTCCAGGATTCAGACAAAGCCATTGCGCTGCTACTGAAAAAGAAAGAGGATGCGGTCAAATCTTCAAAGTTCTGGGAGATGTATGTGGGTGATGATCTGAAAGGGTCCCGCGAGAAGTGGCTCAAATACACCTACGGGGACAGCTACTCAGAAGGCTTCACAGACGGGATCTCCAATGACATCAAATTCTACATGGCCAAACAAAGCTACAATTTCAGAAACTCGGTCAAGGCAGCGCTCAGCGAGGTGCTGCGGGTGGTTTTCGAATCAGCGGCCCTTTGCATTAACACAATACGCACCTTTCATCTGATCGTTTTGGCTGTGATCGGTCCAATCGCTTTTGGCATCGCTGTCTTTGACGGGTTTCAGCATACGCTGACTGCGTGGATCGCACGCTATATCAACATTTACCTTTGGCTTCCGGTTGCCAACATCTTTGGTGCGATCATTGGCAAGATCCAGGAGAAGATGATCGCCTTGGACATCCGGCAGGTGCAGGAAAATGGCGATACCTTTTTTAACGCGCACGATATGGCGTATCTGATCTGTGCGCCCGTAAAGGTTGTATAA
- a CDS encoding reverse transcriptase domain-containing protein — protein sequence MRNSEKVLNGLSKHSPQLDYRYERLYKNLFNEEMFYTAYQRIYAKEGNMTEGSDGKTIDGMSLNRISDLIDLLRTESYQPQPARRVYIPKKNGKMRPLGIPSFDDKLVQEVVRMMLEAIYEGQFLDCSHGFRPYRSCHTALVKIQKTFTGAKWFVEGDIKGFFDEINHQILIGILKERIADDRFLRLIWKFLKAGYVEDWTFHNSYSGTPQGGIVSPILANIYLDRLDRYMVKYAKNFDRGTKRKPHATRSTFEVNKARLLRKLRKVEDENERDELVKQIKAIDKERLTIPSCDEMDDGYKRIKYVRYADDFLIGIIGSKEDSKRIKEDIRIFLETELKLELSEEKTVITHTEKPAKFLGYEILVRRSNAAKRDKLNRLVRFLNGTLQLSISMETIKKKLLDFGILEVKMTPKGKEWWKPREHTKMLNSDDLEILKMYNYTLRGFYNYYSVANNSAILNSYGYIMEYSMYRTFACKYRSSVRKILRQYEKNGVFTVSYTNKKGDVRNQSFYKGGYKRKLPSADVNLDNSKPVYYSGRTSLIDRLKAQKCEICGATETLDMHHVRKLKDLDGKGFADKMMMARRRKTIALCRSCHLKTHAGSIDRSFNGEPDTLRGVRPVRGRAFENLPSKNGKASGA from the coding sequence ATGAGAAATTCTGAAAAAGTATTAAACGGTCTATCAAAGCATAGTCCGCAATTAGATTACCGGTATGAAAGGCTGTACAAGAATTTGTTCAACGAAGAAATGTTCTACACTGCCTACCAACGCATTTACGCAAAGGAGGGCAATATGACAGAAGGTTCCGACGGAAAAACAATAGACGGTATGAGCTTAAATCGTATCTCTGATTTAATCGACTTGCTTCGAACAGAAAGCTATCAGCCCCAACCTGCAAGGAGGGTGTACATTCCAAAGAAAAACGGAAAAATGCGCCCTCTTGGAATTCCTTCTTTTGACGATAAATTGGTACAGGAGGTGGTGCGTATGATGCTTGAAGCCATCTATGAAGGACAGTTTCTGGATTGTTCTCATGGTTTTAGGCCATACAGAAGTTGCCATACTGCACTGGTTAAGATTCAAAAGACCTTTACAGGCGCTAAATGGTTTGTTGAAGGAGATATTAAAGGGTTCTTTGATGAGATAAACCACCAAATATTGATTGGGATACTCAAAGAACGTATCGCCGACGACAGATTCCTGCGCCTAATATGGAAGTTCCTAAAAGCAGGCTATGTTGAAGACTGGACTTTTCACAACTCCTATAGCGGAACACCGCAGGGAGGTATTGTCAGTCCTATTTTGGCGAACATCTATCTGGACAGACTGGACAGGTACATGGTTAAATATGCCAAGAACTTTGACAGGGGAACAAAGCGAAAACCTCATGCAACGAGGTCCACTTTCGAAGTCAATAAGGCGCGGCTATTGCGAAAACTTAGAAAGGTAGAAGATGAAAACGAACGTGATGAATTAGTAAAACAAATCAAAGCTATTGACAAAGAGAGACTAACCATTCCCAGTTGCGATGAAATGGACGATGGGTACAAAAGGATAAAATATGTGAGATATGCGGATGACTTCCTAATCGGAATTATCGGGAGTAAAGAAGATAGTAAAAGGATTAAAGAAGACATCAGGATTTTTCTTGAAACTGAATTGAAACTGGAGCTGTCCGAAGAAAAAACCGTCATAACGCATACGGAAAAACCCGCCAAATTTCTTGGATATGAAATCCTGGTACGCAGATCCAATGCAGCAAAAAGGGACAAATTAAATAGGCTAGTCAGATTCCTGAACGGTACGCTGCAGCTCAGCATCTCAATGGAAACCATTAAGAAGAAACTACTCGACTTCGGAATACTTGAGGTCAAAATGACCCCGAAAGGAAAAGAGTGGTGGAAGCCCAGGGAACATACCAAAATGCTCAATAGCGATGATTTGGAGATCCTTAAAATGTATAATTACACACTAAGAGGGTTCTATAATTACTATTCTGTAGCAAACAACAGTGCTATATTGAATTCTTACGGATACATCATGGAATACAGCATGTATAGAACATTTGCCTGCAAATACAGGAGTAGTGTCCGTAAAATTCTTCGCCAATATGAAAAAAATGGCGTGTTCACTGTGAGCTACACCAATAAAAAGGGAGACGTACGTAACCAATCTTTTTACAAAGGTGGCTATAAAAGAAAGCTACCTTCTGCGGATGTGAATTTGGACAACTCCAAACCAGTCTACTACTCAGGCAGAACCAGTCTCATTGACAGACTTAAAGCCCAAAAGTGTGAGATATGTGGAGCAACAGAGACATTGGATATGCACCACGTCAGAAAACTCAAAGATTTGGACGGCAAAGGATTTGCCGACAAAATGATGATGGCTAGACGTAGAAAAACCATTGCGCTCTGCAGGAGTTGTCATCTGAAAACGCACGCAGGTTCGATAGACCGATCCTTTAATGGAGAGCCGGATACGCTGAGAGGTGTACGTCCGGTTCGGGGGCGAGCATTTGAAAACCTGCCATCGAAAAATGGTAAGGCGTCGGGTGCTTAG
- the traM gene encoding conjugative transposon protein TraM, with product MQAKTHSAAFLQNRKLYTFLPLLVLPFVTLIYWAVGIKMIYKHQSAKAGPQGLNTSLPDPKLKDETSFSKLSYYKKAADDSAKIREQLKKDPYRSGELARTDKAVQALTMQGLGAPEGAGKDQKYITYKGRTYSGSRQSQIIQKLKTLDSVLASVDGPKFEPPILKEERSKKTLAPLSQPEPEKPYDLLTSLDSQQRAEPADPELAELNGMLEKILDIQHPQRVADKLRAAGEDQRSGSYPVKSFPEKTVVSGFESISADSLNSTADQISTLANGFFSLDESVSPSENNAIKAVVHQEQSLVTGSVIKLRLTADIYVAGTLIPKDTFIYGTVTVNGERLLVEISSIRLNISLFPVKLSVYDLDGQPGIYIPGSISRSVAKQSVSQDIQGISLGSIDPSFGAQAASAGIQAAKTLLGKKAKLVQVSVKAGYQILLKDGNSKPI from the coding sequence ATGCAAGCCAAAACACATTCAGCAGCATTTCTTCAAAACAGAAAGCTCTACACCTTTCTGCCCCTTTTAGTGCTTCCTTTTGTGACACTGATCTACTGGGCTGTGGGAATTAAAATGATCTACAAACACCAGTCGGCCAAGGCTGGCCCACAGGGCCTTAACACAAGCCTTCCGGATCCGAAGCTCAAAGATGAGACTTCCTTTAGTAAACTGAGCTACTATAAAAAAGCGGCCGATGATTCAGCCAAAATCCGTGAACAGCTAAAAAAAGATCCCTACAGAAGCGGGGAACTGGCCCGGACCGACAAAGCAGTTCAAGCACTTACCATGCAGGGACTTGGCGCGCCTGAGGGCGCTGGGAAAGACCAAAAATACATCACTTATAAAGGAAGGACCTACTCTGGCAGCCGGCAGAGCCAAATCATCCAAAAACTTAAAACACTTGATTCTGTGCTGGCATCGGTAGATGGGCCTAAATTCGAGCCGCCAATCTTAAAAGAAGAAAGGTCAAAGAAGACCCTGGCACCCCTTTCACAGCCAGAGCCCGAAAAGCCTTATGATCTTCTTACAAGCCTTGACAGCCAGCAGCGGGCTGAGCCCGCAGATCCTGAGCTTGCCGAGTTAAACGGCATGCTTGAAAAGATCCTTGATATCCAGCACCCACAGCGGGTTGCTGATAAACTGCGCGCTGCCGGCGAAGATCAAAGAAGCGGTTCTTATCCTGTAAAAAGCTTCCCTGAGAAAACGGTGGTCAGCGGCTTTGAGAGCATCAGCGCCGATTCTTTAAACAGCACGGCTGATCAGATCAGCACTTTAGCCAACGGATTTTTCTCCCTGGATGAGTCAGTCAGTCCCAGCGAGAACAATGCCATTAAAGCGGTGGTGCACCAGGAGCAGTCCCTGGTAACGGGCTCAGTGATCAAGCTCAGGCTTACTGCCGATATCTACGTGGCTGGCACACTGATTCCCAAAGACACTTTTATCTACGGAACCGTTACTGTAAACGGCGAGCGGCTTTTGGTTGAGATTTCCTCCATACGGCTGAACATCTCGCTTTTCCCGGTCAAACTTTCAGTCTATGATCTTGATGGGCAGCCAGGCATTTATATTCCCGGCTCTATCTCGCGCAGTGTGGCCAAACAATCTGTAAGCCAGGACATTCAGGGAATTTCCTTGGGCTCAATTGATCCTTCGTTTGGCGCGCAGGCGGCCAGCGCTGGTATCCAGGCTGCTAAAACGCTGCTTGGCAAGAAGGCAAAGCTTGTGCAGGTATCGGTCAAAGCGGGTTACCAGATTCTTTTAAAAGACGGAAATTCTAAACCCATATAA
- the traN gene encoding conjugative transposon protein TraN → MKNSLAKAAGLCLLAISSAASAQDVQLFSIAPFPIEITYNKTVNLIFPFAVKSVDKGSRDILAQKAKGVENILQLKAARKDFEQTNLTAITSDGKLYSFVVSYQQQPLRLNIELIQTDSRSSQTRALLSDQRNEAFLKNLASRAAIEQSHLYHIKDSAHKARLVLSGLYTADDVLFYRLSIDNRSNISYEIESLRFFISDKKQVKRAAAQQTEIIPLYVHDHTGKIQARQSSQLVFALPKFTTSDAKQLTIELMEKNGGRHLRLAVQNSTIVNAKPIL, encoded by the coding sequence ATGAAAAACAGTTTAGCAAAAGCCGCCGGCCTATGTCTTCTGGCAATCAGCAGCGCTGCATCTGCCCAGGATGTTCAACTTTTTAGCATCGCGCCCTTTCCGATTGAGATCACCTACAATAAAACGGTCAACCTTATTTTTCCTTTTGCTGTAAAAAGTGTCGATAAGGGCAGCCGTGATATTTTGGCCCAGAAAGCCAAGGGGGTTGAAAACATTCTCCAGCTTAAGGCGGCGCGAAAAGATTTTGAGCAGACCAACCTGACAGCGATCACCTCGGATGGCAAGCTTTACTCTTTTGTGGTCAGTTACCAGCAGCAGCCGCTGAGACTAAATATCGAGCTGATCCAAACCGATTCAAGATCTTCTCAAACGCGGGCGCTTCTATCGGATCAAAGAAATGAAGCGTTTCTAAAAAACCTTGCAAGCCGCGCTGCGATCGAGCAAAGCCATCTTTACCATATCAAAGATTCTGCCCATAAAGCCCGGCTTGTTTTAAGCGGATTATACACCGCAGATGATGTACTGTTTTACCGGCTCAGCATTGATAACCGCTCCAATATCAGCTATGAGATTGAAAGCCTTCGCTTTTTTATCAGTGACAAAAAACAGGTAAAAAGAGCCGCCGCACAGCAGACTGAAATTATCCCCTTGTATGTGCATGACCATACCGGTAAGATACAGGCAAGGCAGTCCAGCCAGCTTGTTTTTGCCCTTCCCAAATTTACAACCTCTGATGCCAAGCAGCTCACCATTGAGCTCATGGAAAAAAACGGCGGCCGTCATCTTCGCCTGGCCGTTCAAAACAGCACGATCGTCAATGCAAAACCGATCCTTTGA
- a CDS encoding conjugal transfer protein TraI encodes MLKKILLLLMVSFATIAPAGSAQAAIPWAQIIKEAIKRVVKAVDLLIQRRQNAVIKLQNAQKELENTMAKLKLDQITDWVKKQRDLYKEYYDELKKVKAVIAYYFRVKEIAQKQVLILDEYQKAWNLFQKDKHFSAAELYYMQKVYEGMLDETSKNADLLNLVVKSFSTQMSDAKRLEIIGRAATQVDKVYDELSSFNHENKVLSLSRANSEFDAKLVKELYGIQ; translated from the coding sequence ATGTTAAAAAAAATCCTATTGCTGCTGATGGTCTCTTTTGCCACCATCGCCCCGGCAGGCAGCGCACAGGCCGCTATTCCCTGGGCACAGATTATTAAAGAAGCGATCAAAAGGGTCGTTAAAGCGGTTGATCTTCTGATTCAAAGAAGACAAAATGCGGTCATTAAACTCCAGAATGCCCAGAAAGAACTTGAAAATACGATGGCTAAATTAAAGCTCGATCAGATCACAGACTGGGTCAAAAAGCAGCGGGATCTATATAAGGAGTATTACGACGAGCTTAAAAAAGTAAAGGCGGTAATCGCTTACTATTTCAGGGTTAAAGAGATCGCCCAAAAGCAGGTTTTGATCCTGGATGAATACCAGAAGGCCTGGAATCTGTTTCAAAAAGACAAGCACTTTTCGGCCGCCGAGCTTTATTACATGCAGAAGGTCTATGAAGGGATGCTGGATGAAACTTCTAAAAATGCAGATCTTCTCAACCTGGTAGTCAAATCGTTTTCCACCCAGATGTCCGATGCGAAAAGGCTGGAAATTATCGGCCGGGCAGCTACCCAGGTCGATAAAGTGTATGATGAGCTCAGCAGCTTTAACCATGAAAACAAAGTTCTGAGCCTTTCGCGTGCGAATAGCGAGTTTGACGCAAAGCTCGTCAAGGAGCTTTACGGAATCCAGTAA
- a CDS encoding TerB family tellurite resistance protein: MKKLILLFFLSALAPAAKAQTAEVTQLILNIEKLNQLRKILKELKAGYEILFNGYNTIKDLSEGNFKLHEAFLDGLLQVSPAVKNYARVKDIVQAQLAIIKEAGQARQRLLSSGQFSKDELDYAGKVYDQLSAASLKNLDALTTVVTAKKLRASDDERLRIIDKLYEEITDQLSFLRHFNGSASVLAAQRENELSDTKMLQELYELQP; encoded by the coding sequence ATGAAAAAACTGATTCTTCTTTTCTTTTTGTCTGCGCTTGCACCGGCTGCAAAAGCGCAGACTGCCGAGGTCACACAGCTGATCCTGAACATTGAAAAATTAAACCAGCTTCGAAAAATCTTAAAAGAACTTAAAGCGGGTTATGAGATCCTTTTTAACGGGTACAACACCATCAAGGATCTTTCCGAAGGAAATTTCAAGCTGCATGAAGCGTTTCTGGACGGGCTCTTACAAGTGAGCCCGGCTGTTAAAAACTATGCACGCGTTAAAGATATCGTCCAGGCGCAGCTTGCGATCATCAAGGAAGCCGGCCAGGCAAGGCAGCGCTTACTTTCTTCGGGTCAGTTTTCAAAAGATGAGCTTGATTACGCCGGCAAAGTCTATGATCAGCTCTCAGCCGCCAGTCTGAAAAATCTAGACGCACTTACCACGGTTGTGACCGCTAAAAAGCTGCGGGCCTCAGATGATGAAAGGCTTAGGATCATTGATAAGCTTTATGAAGAAATTACAGATCAGCTTTCCTTTCTCAGACACTTTAACGGAAGCGCCTCCGTGCTGGCAGCGCAGAGAGAAAACGAGCTTTCCGATACAAAAATGCTACAAGAGCTCTACGAGCTTCAACCCTAA
- the mobC gene encoding conjugal transfer protein MobC has protein sequence MQTSENQQALGRILDMTRLISILLLSLHFYYQFYSVFQIWKLVSPFSDRILDNIVRTRLFEGFNKAKYFALGFLLISLLGVKGKKMEKLQIKNGLLLALGGLCLFFGSNLALHLSIRPVGLCVLYMAVTIAGYTLTLSGSTLISRVISDKLSSDIFNSENETFPQQQKRLENEFSINLPTRFQLKSKFFSGWINIINPFRGLLVLGSPGAGKSYFVIRHGITQHIAKNFTMFVYDFKYPDLTLIAYNHWLKKKDSYPTVPSFFYIDFDELSYSHRCNPLDPEAMLDITDAAESARTILMGLNREWIKKQGDFFVESPINFMTAVIWFLRKYQDGAFCTLPHVLELMQLDYDSLFSILLTEKEIDVLINPFMTAYLNDAMEQLEGQIGSAKIALARLSSPNLYYVLSGNDFKLDLNNPKEPKIICMGNNPQKIMTYGAVLSLYVNRLIKIVNQKGKLKSSLIFDEFPTLYLSNIDTLMATARSSQVATTLAIQDFSQLKKDYGREQADVIMNIAGNIISGQVTGDTAKQLSERFGKIMQDRSSLSINRSDTSVSRSKQLELAIPASKISTLSSGEFVGIVADDPTEKINLKAFHSQIQNDHKALKKEIDQYVALPKVRQVNSSIVNQNYQNIKEDVQNIYDQKMSQILSDPALSHLLVNKKKR, from the coding sequence ATGCAGACCTCAGAAAATCAGCAGGCGCTGGGAAGGATTCTTGATATGACAAGGCTAATCAGTATTCTTCTGTTATCACTTCATTTCTACTACCAGTTTTACAGCGTCTTTCAGATCTGGAAGCTTGTCAGCCCCTTCTCTGACAGAATTCTTGATAATATTGTAAGGACCCGTCTTTTCGAAGGGTTCAACAAAGCCAAGTATTTTGCCCTTGGCTTTCTTTTAATTTCACTCCTGGGCGTCAAAGGCAAAAAAATGGAGAAGCTGCAAATTAAAAACGGCCTTCTTCTGGCTTTGGGCGGACTGTGCCTTTTCTTTGGCAGCAACCTGGCGCTCCATCTAAGCATCAGGCCGGTGGGGCTGTGCGTACTTTACATGGCTGTGACCATAGCCGGCTACACGCTCACACTTAGCGGCAGCACACTGATTTCAAGGGTGATATCAGATAAGCTCTCATCAGATATTTTCAACAGTGAAAACGAAACTTTCCCCCAGCAGCAGAAGCGCCTTGAAAACGAATTTTCCATTAATTTGCCTACCCGGTTTCAGCTGAAAAGTAAATTCTTTTCAGGCTGGATCAATATCATTAACCCGTTCCGGGGTCTTTTGGTGCTGGGCTCGCCAGGCGCCGGAAAATCCTATTTTGTCATTCGACACGGCATCACCCAGCACATTGCCAAGAACTTCACCATGTTTGTCTATGATTTCAAATACCCGGATCTGACCCTGATCGCCTATAACCACTGGCTCAAAAAGAAGGACAGCTACCCCACCGTCCCATCCTTTTTCTATATTGATTTTGATGAGCTGAGCTATTCGCACCGCTGTAACCCGCTGGACCCGGAAGCCATGCTTGACATTACCGATGCGGCAGAGTCGGCCCGTACGATTCTAATGGGTCTAAACCGGGAATGGATCAAAAAACAGGGGGACTTTTTTGTTGAATCCCCTATCAACTTTATGACCGCGGTAATCTGGTTTCTTAGAAAATACCAGGATGGCGCCTTCTGCACGCTTCCGCATGTCTTAGAGCTGATGCAGCTTGATTACGACAGTCTTTTTTCGATCCTTCTGACTGAGAAGGAAATCGATGTTTTGATTAATCCTTTTATGACCGCTTATCTGAATGATGCCATGGAGCAGCTTGAAGGTCAGATCGGATCTGCCAAGATCGCCCTGGCAAGACTATCCTCACCCAACCTTTATTACGTACTTTCAGGAAATGATTTCAAACTTGATCTGAATAACCCAAAGGAGCCAAAAATCATTTGCATGGGCAATAACCCGCAGAAAATCATGACCTATGGTGCGGTGCTGTCTTTGTATGTGAACCGGCTGATCAAAATTGTCAACCAGAAAGGAAAGCTTAAAAGCAGTTTAATCTTTGATGAGTTTCCCACCTTATATCTGAGCAACATCGATACGCTTATGGCCACAGCGCGCTCCAGCCAGGTGGCCACTACGCTAGCGATTCAGGATTTTAGCCAGCTAAAAAAAGATTATGGAAGAGAGCAGGCCGATGTGATCATGAATATTGCCGGAAATATCATTAGCGGCCAGGTCACAGGCGATACGGCCAAGCAGCTCTCTGAGCGCTTTGGCAAGATCATGCAGGACCGTTCGAGCCTTTCGATCAACCGCTCAGACACGTCGGTCAGTAGGTCCAAGCAGCTTGAACTTGCTATTCCGGCTTCGAAGATCTCAACTTTGAGCTCGGGTGAGTTTGTCGGGATCGTGGCAGATGATCCAACGGAAAAAATCAATCTGAAAGCCTTTCACAGCCAGATTCAAAATGATCATAAAGCGCTTAAAAAAGAGATTGATCAGTATGTTGCGCTTCCCAAGGTACGCCAGGTGAACTCCTCGATAGTCAATCAAAACTACCAAAATATCAAAGAGGATGTGCAGAATATTTATGATCAAAAGATGAGTCAGATCCTAAGTGATCCGGCCCTTTCGCACCTATTGGTCAATAAGAAAAAGCGGTAG
- the traK gene encoding conjugative transposon protein TraK, with translation MFQKAKNIDAAFKHIRSFTFVALISSAFFCCFTLYKSLKSVEAAQSRVYILESGKILEAYASPRGENVEVEARDHIASFHRLFFTLDPDDKSIQSALAKALYLADGSAKKQYDDLRESGYYTGIISGNISQQIQIDSITVKTSTYPYSFQCSAVQRIIRPTSIVTRKLLTEGTLRTVSRSDNNPHGFLIEKWITLENKDIGVQNR, from the coding sequence ATGTTTCAAAAAGCAAAAAATATCGATGCGGCATTCAAACATATCCGCTCATTCACTTTTGTTGCCCTTATCAGCTCGGCTTTCTTCTGCTGCTTTACGCTTTACAAAAGTCTTAAAAGCGTTGAAGCAGCACAGTCCAGGGTCTATATCTTAGAATCGGGAAAAATCCTTGAAGCCTACGCCTCCCCCAGAGGTGAGAATGTTGAAGTGGAAGCCCGTGATCACATCGCGAGTTTCCACAGGCTTTTTTTTACGCTCGATCCTGATGACAAGTCCATTCAGTCAGCTCTTGCCAAGGCTTTGTATCTGGCCGACGGCTCAGCCAAAAAGCAGTATGATGATCTTCGCGAGTCGGGATATTATACCGGGATAATTTCAGGAAACATCAGCCAGCAGATCCAGATCGACAGCATCACAGTGAAGACCAGCACTTACCCTTACAGTTTTCAGTGCAGCGCTGTGCAGCGCATCATCCGGCCCACCAGTATTGTCACCAGAAAACTGCTCACCGAAGGGACGCTTCGCACCGTATCCAGATCCGATAACAACCCGCACGGCTTTCTGATTGAAAAATGGATCACCTTGGAAAACAAAGATATCGGCGTACAAAACCGCTGA